In a single window of the Niabella ginsenosidivorans genome:
- a CDS encoding glycosyltransferase family protein produces the protein MKIGIYSAALKKTITQNVFNMLLISEVGRLLPPGSLLAFCREQLTELTFFDITVPVKPVKSSVFGLLGSVAERGFAMPMLLKKEKISTLIIFDTGDVLSAPVNQFLILNDQYRYHKKDAAAFRKLKRIVVSSLLLKEYLLENAAAPAEKIIVLSGLLRRSLKPADVLGTMAFKDALTGGKEFFICNDEQWTKEKLVVLLKAFSRFKKMQQTSWKLLLTQRGEDPRASFNPVFEALKNYRYKEDVVLFQSSGNEQYAQALSAAYMAVSLQEGPGYPAGIMEALCCGTPVIVPEGLEHSAGFSLPSYSEKDEEPLAKKMMEQYKNEGLRHKYADALRKRPVISYPGNGLDELLKHLLPA, from the coding sequence GTGAAGATTGGAATTTATAGCGCCGCGCTAAAAAAAACAATAACCCAGAATGTTTTTAATATGTTGCTAATCAGCGAAGTGGGCCGGTTATTGCCCCCCGGATCACTACTGGCGTTTTGCCGGGAACAATTAACAGAGCTGACATTTTTTGACATTACTGTTCCGGTAAAACCGGTTAAAAGCTCCGTTTTTGGGCTTTTGGGAAGCGTTGCTGAGCGGGGTTTTGCAATGCCCATGCTGTTAAAGAAAGAAAAGATCAGTACGCTGATTATTTTTGATACAGGGGATGTGCTTTCAGCCCCGGTAAACCAGTTTCTGATTTTGAATGATCAGTACCGGTATCATAAAAAAGATGCTGCGGCCTTTCGGAAGCTAAAAAGAATCGTTGTCAGTTCCCTTCTGCTTAAAGAATATTTGCTGGAAAATGCAGCAGCGCCTGCGGAAAAAATCATAGTGCTCTCCGGCCTTTTGCGGCGTAGCCTGAAACCGGCAGACGTATTGGGAACAATGGCTTTTAAAGATGCTTTAACAGGCGGAAAAGAATTTTTTATCTGTAATGATGAGCAGTGGACAAAGGAAAAGCTGGTTGTTCTTCTGAAAGCGTTTTCCCGGTTTAAGAAAATGCAGCAAACCAGTTGGAAGCTGTTGCTTACCCAAAGGGGAGAGGACCCCCGTGCGTCTTTCAACCCGGTATTTGAAGCGTTAAAGAATTACAGGTATAAGGAGGACGTTGTACTGTTCCAAAGCTCCGGCAATGAACAGTATGCCCAGGCATTATCCGCTGCCTACATGGCTGTATCCTTGCAGGAAGGCCCCGGTTATCCAGCCGGTATCATGGAAGCGCTTTGTTGCGGAACCCCGGTCATTGTGCCGGAAGGGCTGGAGCACAGCGCCGGCTTTTCACTTCCTTCGTATTCGGAAAAAGATGAGGAGCCTCTGGCAAAAAAAATGATGGAACAGTATAAAAATGAGGGGTTGCGTCATAAATATGCTGATGCCCTCAGAAAGAGGCCGGTGATCAGTTATCCCGGAAATGGTTTGGACGAGCTGTTGAAGCACTTGTTGCCCGCCTGA
- a CDS encoding DUF4290 domain-containing protein — protein sequence MEYNTTRNKLIMREYGRNVQKMVEYIQTIEDPEKRKKNAQSIIELMAILNPSLKNVEDYKHKLWDHLFEISDFKLEVDAPYPKPTPEELRAKPEPVPYPTRSSKLAHLGSNLEGLIEKALEETDPEKKQGFANSIAYYMKLAYSNWHKEIVHDDAIQSELSEITNGQLTFTNTPSVKVFRQDNGRDKGNFNSKRNKFQQRSNNGSNGNGNNNNRRNGNGNNFKKKRFI from the coding sequence ATGGAGTATAATACAACAAGGAATAAGCTGATCATGCGGGAGTATGGCCGCAATGTGCAAAAAATGGTGGAATATATCCAAACCATTGAAGACCCGGAAAAAAGAAAGAAAAATGCCCAATCTATTATTGAGTTGATGGCCATTTTAAACCCGTCCCTGAAAAATGTGGAAGATTATAAACATAAGCTATGGGATCATCTTTTTGAAATATCCGATTTTAAACTGGAAGTGGATGCCCCTTACCCCAAGCCAACGCCGGAAGAGCTGAGGGCTAAGCCTGAACCTGTTCCCTACCCAACGCGCAGTTCCAAACTGGCGCACCTGGGCTCTAACCTGGAAGGCCTTATTGAAAAAGCCTTAGAGGAAACAGACCCTGAAAAAAAACAGGGATTTGCCAACAGCATTGCCTATTACATGAAGCTGGCTTACAGCAACTGGCACAAGGAGATTGTACATGATGATGCCATCCAGAGCGAATTAAGCGAAATCACAAACGGACAGCTTACATTTACCAATACGCCCAGTGTAAAAGTTTTCCGACAGGATAATGGCCGCGACAAAGGAAACTTTAACAGCAAACGCAATAAATTTCAACAGCGCAGCAACAATGGCAGTAACGGCAATGGCAATAATAATAACCGTCGTAATGGTAACGGAAACAACTTCAAAAAGAAGCGTTTTATTTAA
- a CDS encoding DNA polymerase Y family protein produces the protein MFTRYNGNIIARQRPGSLIMYIDMNSYFASCEQQLREELRHKPIGVCPYPGPNAVVIAASKEAKKAGIRTGMQVSECKALCPGFVMVPTRPVAYRRIHVKIMNILLSYCSDVIPKSIDEAVVDLTHYAYIHKDVIALAKKIKKDIAEQIGSYVTCSIGIAANVFLAKLATELQKPDGLIYLTPENLDAYLAHMQLTDLPGIARANERRLHRAGITTPLQMRSASEALLRKAFGGVTGNYWYYRLHFGEVDLYTWEYKRMSAMRSLSAATRSSRDALMSMLVSLCTRLEQRMVKQDVFCREIYFFASYYNDAPWKTSVKPGQPLQDALEMIRYIELRMAEAEKQFPCKKILRKNMMAMGVVIGDFINAAHLQYNLFDNRMQKDKLRKVMYTIKDRYGKNSVRKASETIQAGQMKDAIGFGSVKDLYESDVGSGFNAFLLEDDPEMANPTEGF, from the coding sequence ATGTTCACTCGTTATAATGGAAATATTATAGCAAGGCAAAGGCCGGGATCACTGATCATGTACATCGACATGAACAGCTATTTCGCCAGTTGCGAGCAGCAATTAAGGGAAGAGCTGCGTCATAAACCGATTGGCGTTTGCCCCTATCCCGGTCCTAATGCCGTAGTCATTGCCGCATCAAAAGAGGCCAAAAAGGCTGGCATCAGAACAGGAATGCAGGTTTCCGAATGCAAGGCCCTCTGCCCCGGTTTTGTTATGGTACCTACGCGACCGGTAGCCTACCGCCGCATCCATGTAAAAATCATGAACATCCTGCTTTCTTACTGCAGCGATGTCATTCCCAAAAGCATTGATGAAGCCGTGGTAGACCTTACCCATTATGCCTATATACATAAAGATGTTATAGCGCTGGCAAAGAAGATCAAGAAAGATATTGCTGAACAGATAGGTTCTTATGTTACCTGCTCCATAGGCATAGCAGCCAATGTTTTCTTAGCCAAGCTGGCTACGGAGCTTCAAAAACCGGATGGCCTGATCTACCTTACACCGGAGAACCTTGATGCTTACCTTGCCCATATGCAGCTAACTGATCTTCCGGGCATTGCCCGTGCCAATGAACGCCGGTTGCACCGGGCAGGCATTACCACCCCGCTGCAAATGCGGAGCGCCTCAGAAGCCCTGCTGCGCAAAGCCTTTGGCGGAGTCACCGGCAATTACTGGTATTACCGGCTTCATTTCGGGGAAGTAGATCTGTATACCTGGGAATATAAAAGGATGAGCGCCATGCGCAGCCTGTCTGCCGCCACCCGCTCCAGCAGGGATGCCCTTATGTCCATGCTTGTTTCTTTGTGCACCCGGTTAGAGCAACGGATGGTTAAACAGGATGTATTTTGCCGTGAGATTTATTTTTTTGCCAGTTATTATAACGATGCTCCCTGGAAAACCTCTGTAAAACCGGGACAGCCCTTACAGGATGCATTAGAAATGATCCGCTACATTGAACTGCGGATGGCAGAGGCAGAAAAACAGTTTCCCTGCAAAAAGATCCTCCGTAAAAACATGATGGCAATGGGAGTGGTAATCGGCGATTTTATAAACGCCGCTCATTTGCAATACAACCTTTTTGACAACCGCATGCAAAAGGACAAGCTGCGCAAAGTGATGTATACGATAAAAGACCGTTACGGGAAAAATAGTGTACGCAAGGCCTCAGAGACCATACAGGCCGGGCAAATGAAAGATGCTATCGGCTTCGGTTCGGTAAAAGACCTTTATGAAAGCGATGTGGGCTCCGGCTTTAATGCCTTTTTACTGGAGGATGACCCTGAAATGGCCAACCCGACCGAAGGGTTTTAA
- a CDS encoding AAA family ATPase → MKQVIIGRKEEIKLLAQLLQSNQAELLAVYGRRRVGKTYLIKNFYADQLRFSCSGQSGGSTDIQLVNFQQQLNTWFPARQQLLPPASWQQAFILLRQCLDTLDRKGKKVLFFDELPWLDTHKSGFLSAFGYFWNMYLSERPDLLVIICGSAASWMIRKIVNNKGGLHNRITQHIQLQPFTLQETRTYLRQRNIRFSDYQVLQLYMVTGGIPHYLNAVKRGESLQQTINRCCFAPNGALVNEFQNLYAALFSHHEKHIQVIEALAKKNKGLTRNELLATGKLLSGGGLSAVLKELIVSGFVERTEPYDKKKKESLFRLADEFSLFYLKFMQGNKQENDWLSISQTQKYSAWCGYAFENICIKHVPQLKKALGIWGMHTSYSSWYQPGNKATDGAQIDLLLNRSDDTVHICEIKFNIHQFIIDKRYSQVLQQKLNAFRQQLPPRKTVLLTFITTYGVADNEYRQQFADNELTMEALFE, encoded by the coding sequence ATGAAACAGGTAATCATCGGGCGCAAAGAGGAAATAAAGCTGCTGGCGCAATTGCTGCAAAGTAACCAGGCAGAATTACTGGCTGTTTACGGCCGGCGGAGAGTTGGGAAAACTTATCTGATCAAAAATTTTTATGCAGATCAGCTGAGGTTCTCCTGCAGCGGGCAATCGGGCGGAAGCACGGATATTCAGCTTGTGAATTTCCAGCAACAGCTCAATACCTGGTTCCCGGCCCGGCAACAACTGCTGCCTCCGGCCAGTTGGCAGCAGGCATTCATACTGCTCCGGCAATGCCTGGATACTCTTGACAGAAAAGGCAAAAAGGTGCTCTTCTTTGATGAACTTCCCTGGCTCGACACGCATAAATCCGGCTTTCTATCCGCCTTTGGATATTTCTGGAACATGTATCTGTCAGAAAGGCCCGATCTGCTGGTTATCATATGCGGCTCAGCGGCTTCCTGGATGATCCGGAAAATTGTCAACAATAAAGGGGGCCTGCATAACCGGATTACACAGCACATACAACTGCAGCCTTTCACCCTGCAGGAAACCAGAACCTATCTCCGGCAGCGCAACATCCGCTTCAGTGATTACCAGGTTTTACAGTTGTATATGGTAACAGGAGGCATTCCCCATTATCTGAACGCGGTAAAGCGGGGCGAGAGTTTACAACAAACCATCAATCGCTGTTGCTTTGCTCCTAATGGCGCCCTGGTGAATGAATTTCAAAACCTGTATGCAGCCCTGTTCAGCCACCATGAGAAACATATACAGGTGATAGAAGCGCTGGCAAAGAAGAATAAAGGGCTCACCCGCAATGAATTGCTGGCTACGGGAAAGCTTTTATCCGGAGGCGGCCTGAGCGCTGTTCTGAAGGAGCTGATCGTTAGCGGGTTTGTGGAAAGGACAGAGCCCTATGATAAAAAAAAGAAAGAAAGCCTTTTTCGTCTGGCTGATGAATTTTCCCTGTTCTACCTGAAGTTTATGCAAGGCAACAAGCAGGAGAACGACTGGCTTTCGATCAGCCAGACACAAAAATATAGTGCCTGGTGTGGGTATGCCTTTGAAAATATATGCATCAAGCATGTGCCCCAGCTCAAAAAGGCCCTGGGCATATGGGGTATGCACACTTCTTATTCCTCCTGGTACCAGCCGGGCAATAAGGCTACAGATGGTGCCCAGATAGATCTCCTGTTAAACAGGAGTGATGATACCGTGCATATCTGTGAAATTAAGTTCAACATTCACCAGTTTATTATTGATAAACGGTACAGCCAGGTATTACAGCAAAAACTAAACGCTTTCCGCCAACAGCTTCCTCCCCGTAAAACAGTATTACTGACCTTTATAACGACTTACGGGGTGGCCGATAATGAGTATCGCCAGCAGTTTGCAGATAATGAGCTAACCATGGAAGCATTGTTTGAATAA
- the tsf gene encoding translation elongation factor Ts, whose product MSTVTITAQDINKLRQATGAGMMDCRKALTETNGDFEAAIDWLRKQGQKVAAKRSDREAKEGVVIAQTTADNQSGIVVCVSCETDFVSKNEDFVAFVKSIADAAVANNVKSIDELNAAEINGAKVADLVNDKLAAIGEKIGITKFERVDAPYVASYIHGAYRIGVLVGLDKAAPEVGKDVAMQVAALSPVAVDAASVPADVIAREKAVIMDIMKEDPKMAGKPEEMLAKIAEGKLGAFFKEQTLTAQAFVKDAGKSVADYLKENGDVKVTEFKRVALG is encoded by the coding sequence ATGAGTACAGTTACAATAACCGCACAGGACATTAATAAGTTACGCCAGGCTACAGGCGCTGGTATGATGGATTGCCGCAAAGCATTAACAGAAACAAACGGCGATTTTGAAGCTGCTATTGACTGGTTGCGTAAGCAAGGCCAGAAAGTGGCTGCAAAAAGAAGCGACCGTGAGGCAAAAGAAGGCGTGGTGATCGCTCAGACAACTGCTGATAATCAATCAGGCATCGTTGTATGTGTGAGCTGTGAAACAGATTTTGTATCCAAGAACGAAGATTTCGTTGCTTTTGTAAAAAGCATTGCTGATGCAGCTGTTGCTAACAATGTAAAAAGCATCGATGAGCTGAATGCTGCTGAAATTAATGGAGCCAAAGTAGCAGATCTGGTAAATGATAAACTGGCTGCTATCGGCGAAAAGATCGGCATCACCAAATTTGAAAGGGTAGATGCTCCTTACGTAGCTTCCTATATTCATGGTGCTTACCGTATAGGCGTATTGGTTGGTTTGGATAAAGCTGCTCCTGAAGTTGGTAAGGATGTTGCCATGCAGGTGGCTGCATTAAGCCCTGTAGCTGTAGATGCAGCCAGCGTTCCGGCTGATGTGATTGCACGCGAGAAGGCAGTTATTATGGATATTATGAAAGAAGATCCCAAAATGGCCGGCAAGCCGGAAGAGATGCTTGCAAAAATTGCTGAAGGGAAATTAGGCGCTTTCTTTAAAGAGCAAACCTTAACCGCCCAGGCTTTTGTAAAAGATGCCGGTAAATCGGTTGCAGATTATTTAAAAGAAAACGGCGATGTAAAAGTTACTGAATTTAAAAGAGTAGCTTTAGGATAA
- the rpsB gene encoding 30S ribosomal protein S2: MENNTNNTSLQQQLLEAGVHFGHLKKKWNPKMLPYIFAEKKGIHIIDLNKTVECLQETAAAMKQIARSGKKILFVGTKKQAKDIVTECAQRVSMPYVTERWLGGMLTNFNTVRKSVKKMQSIEKMLSDGSFDSITKKERLTLTRDKDKMEKVLGGIAQLGRVPAALFIIDIGHEHIALAEAKRLGITTFGVVDTNGDPNKVDFAIPANDDATKSIAIIVNYITAAIAEGLSERQAAKDEDVEDNFADEKEKQAAKLQAEAEAEAGRGSRSRTGATGATGQRRRTTTGGGSRSGTPRK; encoded by the coding sequence ATGGAAAATAATACGAACAATACATCATTACAACAGCAGCTTTTAGAAGCAGGTGTACATTTTGGGCACTTAAAAAAGAAATGGAACCCCAAGATGCTGCCTTATATCTTTGCTGAAAAGAAAGGGATCCACATCATCGACCTGAATAAAACAGTGGAATGCCTGCAGGAAACAGCCGCGGCTATGAAGCAAATTGCCCGTAGCGGTAAAAAGATCCTTTTTGTAGGTACAAAGAAGCAGGCAAAGGATATTGTTACTGAGTGCGCACAAAGAGTGAGCATGCCTTATGTAACAGAACGCTGGCTGGGTGGCATGTTAACCAACTTCAATACAGTGCGTAAGTCTGTAAAGAAAATGCAGAGCATTGAAAAAATGCTGAGCGACGGTTCTTTTGACAGCATTACTAAAAAAGAACGCCTCACATTAACGCGCGATAAAGATAAAATGGAAAAAGTATTGGGAGGTATTGCCCAGTTGGGCCGTGTACCTGCTGCTTTATTCATTATTGATATAGGCCATGAGCATATTGCACTGGCAGAAGCAAAACGTTTGGGCATCACCACTTTTGGTGTTGTGGATACCAACGGAGATCCTAATAAAGTGGATTTTGCAATTCCTGCCAATGATGATGCTACAAAATCAATAGCGATCATTGTAAATTATATTACTGCGGCAATTGCTGAAGGCTTAAGCGAAAGACAAGCTGCTAAAGACGAGGATGTGGAAGATAATTTTGCAGACGAAAAAGAAAAACAGGCTGCTAAATTACAGGCTGAAGCTGAAGCAGAAGCCGGACGTGGCAGTCGCAGCCGCACAGGTGCTACAGGTGCCACAGGTCAGCGCCGCAGAACAACCACTGGCGGTGGTTCAAGAAGCGGAACGCCGAGAAAATAA
- the rpsI gene encoding 30S ribosomal protein S9 yields the protein MEKQKNAVGRRKEAITRVFLSKGTGAITVNNKDYKTYFSLVYLQNQVERPLKTIEAADKFDIKITATGGGIKGQAEAAMLGIARALVDVNAEYRPALKAAGLLKRDPRSVERKKFGHKKARKSYQFSKR from the coding sequence ATGGAAAAGCAAAAAAATGCTGTAGGACGCCGTAAAGAAGCCATTACCCGTGTTTTTTTATCAAAGGGTACTGGTGCCATTACTGTTAACAACAAAGATTATAAGACCTACTTTTCCCTGGTGTATCTGCAAAACCAGGTAGAGCGCCCGCTGAAAACTATTGAAGCGGCTGATAAATTTGATATAAAGATCACTGCAACAGGTGGTGGTATTAAAGGCCAGGCGGAAGCTGCTATGCTGGGTATAGCCCGTGCACTGGTTGATGTTAATGCTGAGTATCGGCCTGCTTTAAAAGCGGCGGGTCTGTTAAAAAGAGATCCGCGTTCTGTTGAGCGTAAGAAATTTGGTCACAAAAAAGCAAGGAAAAGCTACCAGTTCAGTAAACGATAA
- the rplM gene encoding 50S ribosomal protein L13 — MSKQHFTTKHANEATVQRNWYVVDGTNQTVGRMCSRIAAILRGKHKASYTPHVDTGDYIIVINCEKVKLSGNKIDQKVYDTYSGYPGGRKEEAAADLQKRRPEVIIERAVKGMLPKNRLGRKMYKKLFVYAGAVHPHTAQQPKELKF, encoded by the coding sequence ATGAGCAAACAACATTTCACCACAAAACATGCGAACGAGGCTACCGTGCAGCGTAACTGGTACGTTGTAGATGGTACTAATCAAACCGTAGGACGTATGTGTTCCCGTATTGCCGCTATCTTACGCGGAAAGCACAAAGCCAGCTATACTCCTCACGTGGATACTGGCGACTATATTATTGTGATCAACTGCGAAAAAGTAAAACTGTCCGGTAATAAAATAGATCAGAAAGTATATGACACTTATAGCGGGTACCCCGGTGGCCGCAAGGAAGAGGCAGCTGCTGACCTTCAAAAACGCCGTCCGGAAGTAATTATTGAAAGAGCCGTAAAAGGAATGCTTCCTAAAAACCGTTTAGGCCGTAAAATGTACAAAAAATTATTTGTATATGCAGGAGCTGTTCATCCGCACACTGCACAACAGCCTAAAGAACTTAAATTCTAA
- a CDS encoding YdcF family protein, which produces MKPFSVIAVVLCLVSSSLMSYCQKGSYQEETKILQKRIFYCLDAIEECPSVYKAFYSDTVLQRFMKQKCTLLQKAIDACAHLSCVANAILIKPEEDSVVALQFSNLYQKNSQIRQWVRDRIRATGFYRLGDSLSDASLFIRAWEEASGGINYIINAYLKNEGLQYPKVDSAAFYVKNSSYLDSVRHLITSTLASEKEDSLFFQPLLHICLKILLLNGRDEAARLLPLKKVNERPYQQIRSVQWKRFPFSTILVFGEGPETDEPISMHNKERCAAAAALFRAGKAPFIMVSGGYVHPFQTKYCEAVQMKKYLTDSLAIPDVAIIIEPHARHTTTNIRNANRIIYECKIPADKPVLGVSSASHIQYIAGKSFERVCRRDLKYLPFKRMKHLTDETVAFYPSPLSLQINTGDPLDP; this is translated from the coding sequence ATGAAACCCTTTTCTGTTATTGCAGTTGTGCTCTGTCTTGTTTCCTCGTCACTTATGTCCTATTGCCAGAAGGGCAGTTATCAGGAGGAAACGAAGATCTTACAAAAACGGATCTTTTATTGCCTGGATGCAATAGAAGAGTGCCCTTCAGTATATAAAGCCTTTTATTCTGATACTGTTTTGCAAAGGTTCATGAAACAAAAATGCACCCTGCTGCAAAAAGCAATAGATGCATGTGCTCATCTCTCTTGCGTTGCCAATGCAATTCTGATAAAGCCGGAAGAAGATTCAGTGGTAGCGCTGCAATTCAGTAACCTGTATCAAAAAAACAGTCAGATCCGGCAATGGGTCAGGGATCGTATACGGGCTACGGGTTTTTACAGGTTAGGCGATTCCCTTTCCGATGCCTCTTTATTCATCCGGGCATGGGAAGAGGCATCCGGGGGAATCAATTATATTATTAACGCGTACCTTAAAAACGAAGGCTTGCAGTATCCTAAAGTAGACTCCGCCGCTTTTTATGTAAAGAATAGCAGCTATTTGGATTCGGTCAGGCATCTTATCACCTCCACACTTGCAAGCGAAAAAGAAGACAGCCTGTTTTTTCAGCCGCTGCTTCACATCTGTCTGAAGATATTACTGCTGAATGGCCGGGATGAAGCGGCACGGTTGCTTCCACTGAAGAAGGTAAATGAACGGCCATATCAGCAGATCCGTTCCGTTCAATGGAAGCGTTTTCCTTTTAGCACCATTCTGGTTTTTGGAGAGGGGCCGGAAACTGACGAGCCGATTAGTATGCACAATAAAGAAAGATGCGCCGCTGCTGCTGCGTTGTTCAGAGCCGGTAAAGCTCCTTTTATAATGGTTAGTGGGGGGTATGTTCATCCCTTTCAGACAAAATACTGTGAGGCCGTGCAAATGAAAAAATACCTAACAGACAGCCTGGCCATTCCGGATGTTGCGATCATTATAGAACCTCATGCCCGCCATACCACAACCAATATCCGGAACGCAAACCGTATTATATATGAGTGCAAAATTCCGGCGGATAAACCTGTTTTGGGTGTAAGCAGCGCCAGTCATATTCAGTACATCGCGGGGAAAAGTTTTGAACGGGTATGCAGGAGGGATTTAAAATACCTTCCTTTTAAACGCATGAAACATTTAACGGATGAAACGGTGGCATTTTATCCGTCTCCGCTTTCATTACAGATCAATACAGGAGACCCTTTGGATCCGTAA
- a CDS encoding sugar phosphate isomerase/epimerase family protein, which translates to MKKIKYTVLLITWCIAVRALGSSLLPDSLPGPLAVGYTISVSKITPESMRNAKAAGISCLQVGVNEWFDAKGNFKWDDNKMIAEAASAKKAAEAAGIKIAAIHMAYGQWMDLSLIDEAVRKKVVAAHKKVLQLCRVLQPEVVLFHPSWYLDLNHREEHILQLIKSVRELEKPVKDISATCVIENMTGPELYAERKGIKYERPLCRTVEEMTGILNRLPPDIYGAVDMNHILHPEQLILALDHRLKFIHVADGDGAHELHYYPCSGKGMNNWTAIIDALYTVGYTGPFMYECHYKELRDLTVCYRFLYQQYILNKYIRPEYQ; encoded by the coding sequence ATGAAAAAAATAAAATATACAGTTCTGTTGATCACATGGTGTATAGCCGTACGGGCTTTAGGCAGTTCCCTTTTGCCGGATTCTCTTCCCGGCCCGCTGGCGGTTGGCTATACCATATCGGTGTCAAAGATCACCCCGGAAAGTATGCGCAATGCAAAAGCTGCAGGAATTTCCTGCCTGCAGGTAGGCGTAAATGAGTGGTTTGATGCAAAGGGCAACTTTAAATGGGATGATAATAAAATGATTGCTGAAGCAGCAAGCGCAAAAAAAGCAGCAGAGGCGGCAGGAATAAAAATAGCCGCCATTCATATGGCCTATGGGCAATGGATGGATCTATCCCTTATTGATGAAGCGGTGCGGAAAAAAGTGGTGGCTGCTCATAAAAAAGTGTTGCAGCTCTGCCGGGTGCTGCAACCGGAAGTGGTATTATTTCACCCCAGTTGGTACCTCGATTTGAACCACCGGGAGGAACATATTCTGCAGCTTATAAAATCGGTACGGGAACTGGAAAAGCCGGTAAAGGACATCAGCGCCACCTGCGTTATAGAAAATATGACAGGACCGGAACTGTATGCGGAACGGAAAGGTATAAAATATGAACGGCCGCTTTGCAGAACCGTTGAAGAAATGACCGGTATACTGAACCGGTTGCCTCCGGATATTTACGGCGCGGTTGATATGAACCATATTTTGCATCCGGAGCAATTGATCCTGGCTTTGGACCACCGGTTGAAGTTCATCCATGTTGCAGATGGTGACGGGGCTCATGAGTTGCATTATTACCCCTGTTCCGGTAAGGGAATGAATAACTGGACCGCCATTATTGATGCACTGTATACTGTTGGCTATACAGGGCCTTTTATGTATGAATGCCATTATAAGGAACTGCGTGATCTTACGGTCTGTTACCGGTTCCTGTATCAGCAATACATCCTGAACAAATATATACGGCCGGAATATCAATAG